The following are encoded in a window of Gramella sp. MT6 genomic DNA:
- the rsmA gene encoding 16S rRNA (adenine(1518)-N(6)/adenine(1519)-N(6))-dimethyltransferase RsmA: protein MKKYKPSFNKPSAKDDQGVRAKKHLGQHFLTDENIASKIADTLSYEGYDKVLEIGPGMGVLTKYLLEKKSEIHVIEIDTESVAYLESNYLHLRGRIHEKDFLKHDLSEIFRDEQFAIIGNFPYNISTQIVFKVLELRDQIPEFSGMFQKEVAKRICEKEGNKTYGILSVLTQAFYEAEYLFTVPPSVFNPPPKVDSGVLRLTRKDNFTLPCDEKLFFRVVKTAFNQRRKTMRNSLKIFNLPDNLREDAIFGLRPEQLSFQQFIELTQKIEPYAISGK from the coding sequence ATGAAAAAATATAAGCCTTCATTCAACAAGCCTTCAGCCAAAGATGATCAGGGTGTAAGAGCTAAGAAACATCTTGGGCAACATTTCCTAACAGATGAGAATATCGCCTCTAAGATCGCCGATACGCTAAGCTATGAAGGTTATGACAAGGTTCTGGAGATAGGCCCGGGAATGGGAGTGCTTACAAAGTATCTTTTAGAGAAAAAGTCTGAGATCCATGTGATCGAGATCGATACCGAAAGCGTGGCATACCTGGAGAGCAATTACCTTCATTTACGCGGCAGGATCCATGAAAAGGATTTTTTAAAGCATGACCTTTCCGAGATCTTTCGTGATGAGCAATTCGCCATCATCGGTAATTTTCCCTATAATATTTCTACACAGATCGTTTTTAAGGTGCTGGAATTAAGAGACCAGATCCCTGAATTTTCGGGGATGTTCCAGAAAGAAGTGGCTAAAAGGATCTGTGAGAAAGAGGGAAATAAGACCTATGGTATTTTAAGTGTATTAACACAGGCTTTTTATGAAGCCGAATACCTGTTCACCGTGCCGCCTTCGGTTTTTAATCCGCCGCCAAAAGTTGATAGTGGGGTGCTTAGATTGACCAGGAAAGATAATTTCACGCTGCCCTGTGACGAAAAGCTGTTTTTCAGAGTTGTCAAAACGGCCTTCAACCAGCGTCGAAAAACCATGCGTAACAGTTTAAAAATCTTTAATCTTCCCGATAATTTAAGGGAAGATGCTATATTTGGCCTTCGGCCGGAACAACTCAGTTTCCAGCAGTTTATTGAACTGACACAAAAAATTGAGCCGTATGCAATTTCAGGTAAGTGA
- a CDS encoding aspartate kinase, with protein MKVYKFGGASVKDAEGVKNLIKVLKETGSENTLIVISAMGKTTNALEVVVKDYLKTTRIPSSLEEVKEYHRSIMEELFENKEAPVYFKTEALFTELENFLQHNKSNQYDFVYDQIVSYGELVSTTIVSEYLNSQNIDSTWLDARNFIKTDSTYRDAQVNWTKTQDLIQENIDAKKLNIIQGFIASDPNNFTTTLGREGSDYSAAIIAYCMNAENVTIWKDVPGVLNADPRFFNKAELLNKISYEEAIELAFYGASVIHPKTLQPLQRKEIPLFVRSFLDPTGEGTAVSKGKTIFPEVPCFIVKKDQVLISLSSLDFSFMVEENISEIFRLFHQYQMKVDLIQNSAISFRVCVDNKFNQLEKLIQHLKARFKVDYKTGVSLYTIRHFNEEAIKGLEKDKTVLLKQLTQNTVQLVAEN; from the coding sequence ATCAAAGTTTATAAGTTTGGTGGCGCTTCAGTAAAGGATGCCGAAGGAGTAAAAAACCTTATTAAAGTTCTGAAAGAGACCGGAAGTGAAAATACGCTTATCGTGATCTCGGCGATGGGAAAAACGACCAATGCGTTGGAAGTTGTGGTTAAAGACTATTTAAAAACCACCAGGATCCCTTCAAGTCTTGAGGAGGTAAAGGAATACCACCGCAGTATCATGGAGGAGCTTTTCGAGAATAAAGAAGCTCCCGTTTATTTTAAAACCGAAGCTCTTTTCACCGAACTTGAAAACTTTCTACAACATAATAAATCTAATCAATATGATTTCGTTTACGACCAGATCGTAAGTTATGGTGAGCTTGTTTCTACAACTATAGTAAGCGAATACCTAAATTCTCAAAATATAGATTCTACCTGGCTGGATGCACGGAATTTTATAAAGACTGACAGCACTTATAGGGATGCGCAGGTAAACTGGACAAAAACGCAGGATCTTATCCAGGAAAATATTGATGCGAAAAAGCTAAATATCATCCAGGGGTTTATCGCTTCAGATCCGAATAATTTCACGACGACACTAGGCCGTGAAGGGTCAGATTATTCTGCAGCGATCATCGCGTATTGCATGAATGCTGAAAATGTTACGATCTGGAAAGATGTGCCGGGTGTATTGAATGCTGATCCGCGTTTCTTCAATAAAGCGGAACTATTGAATAAGATCTCTTATGAAGAAGCTATCGAACTTGCTTTTTACGGAGCATCGGTAATTCACCCAAAGACCTTACAACCACTTCAACGAAAGGAAATTCCACTATTTGTAAGATCCTTTCTGGATCCTACGGGGGAAGGTACCGCTGTAAGCAAAGGAAAGACCATCTTTCCCGAAGTTCCATGTTTTATCGTAAAAAAAGACCAGGTGCTGATTTCGCTTTCATCGCTGGATTTTTCATTTATGGTAGAAGAAAACATCTCAGAAATATTCCGACTTTTTCACCAGTACCAGATGAAGGTAGATCTCATTCAAAATTCTGCTATCAGTTTTAGAGTGTGTGTGGACAACAAATTCAATCAACTGGAAAAACTTATTCAACACCTTAAAGCTAGATTTAAGGTAGATTATAAGACCGGAGTTTCCCTTTATACTATAAGACATTTCAATGAGGAGGCAATCAAAGGTCTGGAAAAGGACAAAACGGTTCTTCTGAAACAACTTACCCAAAACACTGTACAATTGGTAGCCGAAAACTAG
- a CDS encoding lysophospholipid acyltransferase family protein: MGIVSAKEVANVMNLRKFGFLGTGIGWLILKTTKLSRINKEYDKRRNLKGTDFIDSILREFEIDYEIPEKDLKRIPKEGPFITISNHPLGGIDGMILMKLVLQSRPDYKVIANFLLHRLDPLKPFILPVNPFEDHKEAKSSLSGMKNAIAHLKEGNALGIFPAGEVSTYRDKKVIVDKPWEPSAMKLIQKSKVPVVPIYFHAKNSLFFYRLASFSDVLRTAKLPSEMLSQRRRKIKVRVGHPISVEDQLEHPNLEAYTAFLRRKTYMLANAFEKKKLLSNLPKTLKIPRSPKDIAEETNSELMNIEVENCRKMDKRLLQSRNYEVFLAKREVIPNILNEIGRLREITFREVGEGTNNSIDLDKFDEYYHHLFLWDNETERIAGAYRMGMGSEIYADHGINGFYLQDLFRFEPELHKMMSQSIEMGRAFIIKEYQLKPMPLFLLWKGIVHCTLRFPEHKYLIGGVTISDKFSNFSKSLMIEFMKSNYYDPYVAQYVRPKKEFKVKLEDADKDLVFDESEADLNKFDKIIDELESENLRLPVLIKKYIKQNAKVVAFNVDPLFNDAVDGLMYIRIADLPESTVKPVMEEFQKELEERAAAMK, translated from the coding sequence ATGGGAATCGTAAGTGCTAAAGAAGTAGCCAATGTTATGAATTTACGTAAGTTCGGATTCCTGGGTACGGGAATTGGCTGGCTAATTCTGAAGACGACCAAACTCTCCCGCATTAATAAAGAATACGATAAGCGCAGGAATCTAAAAGGCACCGATTTTATTGATTCTATCCTTAGAGAATTCGAGATTGATTACGAAATCCCGGAAAAAGATCTAAAAAGAATCCCGAAAGAAGGACCGTTCATTACGATCTCCAACCATCCCCTTGGTGGGATAGACGGGATGATCCTGATGAAACTGGTTTTACAAAGCAGACCAGATTATAAGGTTATCGCCAATTTTCTTTTACATAGGTTAGATCCTTTAAAACCTTTTATCCTTCCGGTAAATCCTTTTGAAGATCACAAGGAAGCTAAATCCAGCCTTAGCGGAATGAAAAATGCCATTGCTCACCTCAAAGAAGGTAATGCCCTGGGTATTTTTCCTGCCGGTGAAGTTTCTACCTACCGGGATAAAAAAGTGATCGTTGATAAACCCTGGGAGCCTTCAGCCATGAAACTCATTCAGAAATCGAAGGTGCCCGTGGTCCCAATATATTTTCATGCTAAGAACAGCCTATTCTTTTACAGGCTCGCCTCATTCAGCGATGTTCTAAGGACCGCCAAATTGCCAAGTGAAATGCTCTCTCAAAGACGCCGGAAGATCAAAGTGAGAGTTGGGCATCCTATATCTGTAGAAGATCAACTGGAACATCCAAACCTGGAGGCCTATACTGCCTTTTTACGCCGAAAGACCTACATGCTTGCAAATGCATTTGAAAAGAAAAAACTATTAAGTAACCTGCCTAAAACGCTAAAAATACCAAGATCCCCAAAAGATATTGCCGAGGAAACCAATTCGGAACTTATGAATATCGAGGTGGAAAACTGCCGGAAAATGGACAAAAGGCTCCTTCAAAGCAGGAACTATGAGGTATTCCTTGCCAAACGTGAGGTGATCCCGAACATTCTGAATGAGATTGGTCGTTTACGGGAAATAACATTTCGTGAAGTTGGAGAAGGCACCAATAACAGTATAGACCTGGACAAATTCGATGAATATTATCACCATCTTTTTCTCTGGGATAACGAAACCGAAAGGATCGCCGGGGCCTATAGAATGGGTATGGGAAGTGAAATCTATGCTGATCACGGTATCAACGGATTTTATCTTCAGGACCTGTTCCGGTTTGAACCGGAACTGCACAAAATGATGAGCCAGAGTATCGAAATGGGTCGCGCATTTATAATTAAAGAATACCAATTGAAGCCAATGCCACTCTTCCTACTATGGAAAGGGATCGTGCACTGTACCCTGAGATTTCCGGAACATAAATACCTTATTGGCGGGGTGACCATTAGCGATAAGTTCAGCAACTTCTCTAAATCGCTGATGATAGAATTCATGAAATCGAATTATTACGATCCCTATGTCGCTCAGTATGTAAGGCCGAAAAAGGAATTCAAGGTGAAACTGGAAGATGCAGACAAGGATCTTGTTTTCGATGAAAGCGAAGCCGATCTTAATAAATTTGATAAGATCATCGATGAACTGGAAAGCGAAAACCTGCGGTTACCGGTGCTCATCAAAAAGTATATCAAGCAGAACGCTAAGGTCGTTGCCTTTAATGTAGATCCTCTTTTTAATGACGCGGTTGACGGTCTTATGTATATTAGAATTGCAGACCTTCCAGAAAGCACGGTGAAACCAGTTATGGAAGAATTTCAGAAAGAACTGGAAGAGAGAGCCGCGGCCATGAAGTAA
- the mgtE gene encoding magnesium transporter, with amino-acid sequence MQFQVSEELIDKIKYLIEERKDEEILLHLEEVHHADIAEILTELDVEEATYIVKLLNSEQTAEALMELEEDRRERILECLSPKEIANELNEMDTDDAADIISELSLELQQDVISEITDEQHADDIVELLRYDENSAGGLMAKELVKVSENWSVTGCMAEMRKQAENVTRVHSIYVVDDKNKLKGRLSLKDLLTASSDANISDIYIPNVDYVNVHTEGEEVARIMQKYDLEAIPVVDEMNRLVGRITIDDIVDFIKEEAEKDYQMAAGISEDVEADDSIWRLTRARLPWLILGLFGGLGAVYVMKGFEEALANYVELFFFTPLIAAMAGNVGVQSSAIIVQGLANDNLRGSLFNRLLKEIGLTLINGLALGILVILFGLVTGQPPIVSFTIALALVTVIIIAALIGTFVPIILDKQGIDPAIATGPFITTSNDIFGIFIFFYLAKTILGF; translated from the coding sequence ATGCAATTTCAGGTAAGTGAAGAATTAATAGATAAGATCAAGTACCTCATCGAAGAGAGAAAAGATGAGGAGATATTGCTGCACCTTGAAGAAGTGCACCATGCTGATATTGCCGAAATTCTAACCGAACTTGATGTTGAAGAAGCTACTTACATAGTTAAGCTTCTAAATAGTGAGCAAACGGCTGAAGCTCTTATGGAGCTGGAAGAGGATAGAAGGGAACGTATCCTGGAATGCCTTTCTCCAAAAGAAATAGCCAATGAGCTTAACGAGATGGACACCGATGACGCGGCCGATATCATCTCTGAACTTTCCCTTGAACTACAGCAGGATGTAATTTCTGAAATTACCGATGAGCAACATGCAGATGATATCGTGGAACTTTTACGCTATGACGAGAATTCTGCCGGTGGTCTTATGGCGAAAGAGTTGGTGAAGGTTAGCGAGAACTGGAGTGTGACCGGTTGTATGGCCGAGATGCGTAAGCAGGCAGAAAACGTGACCCGGGTGCATTCCATCTATGTAGTAGACGATAAGAACAAGCTAAAAGGGAGATTGTCTTTAAAGGACCTGCTCACCGCTTCCAGCGATGCGAACATTAGTGACATTTATATCCCGAATGTAGATTATGTGAATGTGCATACCGAAGGGGAGGAAGTAGCGAGGATCATGCAGAAATATGACCTTGAAGCTATACCTGTAGTAGATGAAATGAACAGGTTGGTGGGGCGTATTACAATCGATGATATCGTGGATTTCATTAAAGAGGAAGCCGAAAAAGATTACCAGATGGCTGCCGGTATCTCTGAAGACGTTGAGGCAGATGATAGTATCTGGAGATTGACCCGTGCCCGTTTGCCCTGGTTAATTCTTGGACTTTTTGGAGGCCTGGGAGCAGTGTACGTGATGAAGGGATTTGAAGAAGCACTTGCAAATTATGTCGAGCTTTTCTTCTTTACACCTTTGATCGCGGCGATGGCGGGAAATGTGGGAGTACAATCCAGCGCGATCATCGTGCAGGGTCTGGCCAACGATAACCTTAGAGGAAGCCTCTTTAACCGACTTTTAAAGGAGATAGGCTTAACGCTGATCAATGGTCTTGCCCTGGGAATTCTAGTGATCCTTTTTGGGCTTGTCACCGGGCAGCCCCCAATCGTAAGCTTTACCATAGCCCTGGCGCTGGTAACGGTGATAATCATCGCGGCACTTATTGGTACTTTCGTGCCGATAATCCTAGATAAGCAGGGGATAGATCCTGCCATTGCAACCGGTCCTTTTATTACGACCAGCAACGATATATTTGGGATCTTTATCTTCTTTTACCTCGCTAAAACTATCTTAGGTTTCTAG
- a CDS encoding 2-hydroxyacid dehydrogenase, with protein MIILHADTNHPTLMKKLEEAGHHNIEGYEQSREETLQNQHLYDGIVIRSRYKIDREFIDAAPNLKFIARVGAGLESIDVDYAEERGIKLFSAPEGNRNAVGEHALGMLLSLFNRLNKADKEVREGLWHREENRGVELDGKTVGLIGYGNMGKAFAKKLRGFDVDVIFYDIKDGIADENARQVGYDEFFEKADVVSLHTPWTEDTHQMINKEFISKFKKPFWFINTARGKSVVTADLVDALKEEKVLGAGLDVLEYEKASFESLFSNKKNVSISAADPIPDALRELMFMPHTLLSPHVAGWTKESHEGLATVIADKIIAEFGEGDYKK; from the coding sequence ATGATTATTCTGCATGCCGATACCAATCATCCCACTTTGATGAAAAAACTGGAAGAGGCAGGACACCATAATATCGAAGGATACGAACAGTCCAGGGAAGAAACTTTACAAAATCAACATTTATACGATGGCATCGTAATAAGAAGTCGCTACAAAATAGATCGCGAATTTATAGATGCCGCTCCAAATCTTAAATTCATAGCTCGTGTTGGTGCGGGCCTTGAAAGCATAGACGTGGATTATGCAGAGGAAAGAGGCATAAAATTGTTCTCTGCACCAGAAGGAAATAGAAATGCTGTAGGAGAACATGCTCTTGGTATGCTTTTATCCCTTTTTAACCGTCTTAATAAAGCAGATAAGGAAGTGCGGGAAGGATTATGGCACCGGGAAGAGAATCGTGGTGTGGAGCTGGACGGTAAAACCGTTGGACTCATCGGCTATGGAAATATGGGGAAGGCGTTTGCTAAAAAACTCCGTGGTTTCGATGTTGATGTGATCTTTTATGATATCAAGGATGGAATTGCCGATGAAAATGCCCGCCAGGTAGGTTATGATGAATTCTTTGAAAAGGCAGATGTGGTAAGTCTTCATACTCCATGGACAGAGGATACCCATCAAATGATCAATAAAGAGTTTATTTCCAAGTTCAAAAAACCTTTCTGGTTCATTAATACCGCCAGGGGTAAGAGCGTTGTGACTGCCGACCTTGTAGATGCCTTAAAAGAAGAAAAAGTGCTTGGTGCAGGACTCGATGTTCTGGAATATGAAAAAGCCAGTTTTGAAAGTCTTTTTTCCAATAAGAAAAATGTATCTATCAGCGCAGCAGATCCAATCCCAGATGCGTTAAGGGAATTAATGTTCATGCCGCATACACTTTTGAGTCCGCATGTTGCCGGTTGGACTAAGGAATCTCATGAAGGTCTTGCCACCGTGATTGCAGATAAGATCATTGCTGAATTTGGTGAAGGAGATTACAAAAAATAA
- the serS gene encoding serine--tRNA ligase — protein sequence MLQVSKIAEHKEEYIKALKKRNFDASDIFEQVLTLDETRRSTQASLDDILASSNKMSKEIGLLFKNGEHEKANILKEKTSRLKEESKELSEKLTATIADLQNLLYTIPNIPHESVPAGMSEDDNEEIYKEGDIPVLAEGSMPHWELAKKYDIIDFELGNKITGAGFPVYKGKGARLQRALITWFLDKAIEAGYTEYQLPLMVNEASGFGTGQLPDKEGQMYHVTGDDLYLIPTAEVPVTNMFRDNLMNEKDFPVLCTGYTPCFRREAGSYGAHVRGLNRLHQFDKVEIVRLETPENSYAALDKMVEHIKGLLKELKLPYRILRLCGGDLGFTSALTFDFEVFSTAQDRWLEISSVSNFENFQANRLKLRFKNKENKKELAHTLNGSALALPRVLAGILENYQTEAGIKVPEVLVPYCGFDIID from the coding sequence ATGTTACAGGTTTCAAAGATTGCAGAGCATAAAGAAGAGTATATCAAAGCCCTTAAAAAAAGGAACTTTGATGCTTCAGATATTTTCGAACAGGTTTTAACCCTGGACGAGACCAGAAGGTCTACCCAGGCGAGCCTTGATGATATTCTTGCGAGCTCCAACAAAATGTCCAAAGAGATCGGGCTATTGTTCAAGAATGGAGAGCACGAAAAAGCAAATATCCTTAAGGAAAAGACAAGCCGTTTAAAGGAGGAATCCAAGGAGCTTTCAGAGAAACTAACGGCTACCATTGCCGACCTGCAAAACTTGCTTTATACCATCCCTAATATCCCTCACGAATCTGTTCCGGCAGGGATGAGCGAGGATGATAACGAAGAAATTTATAAAGAAGGTGATATTCCTGTGCTGGCAGAAGGTTCTATGCCTCACTGGGAACTTGCGAAGAAATACGATATTATAGATTTTGAACTTGGGAACAAGATCACCGGTGCAGGTTTTCCTGTTTACAAAGGAAAAGGAGCGAGGCTTCAGCGCGCGCTAATTACCTGGTTCCTTGATAAAGCCATTGAAGCCGGATATACCGAATATCAGTTGCCATTGATGGTGAACGAAGCTTCAGGTTTTGGAACAGGTCAGCTGCCAGATAAAGAAGGGCAGATGTACCACGTGACTGGAGATGACCTTTACCTTATCCCAACTGCTGAGGTTCCTGTGACCAATATGTTCCGTGATAATTTGATGAATGAAAAGGATTTTCCTGTGCTATGTACAGGCTATACTCCTTGTTTCCGTCGTGAAGCCGGTTCGTATGGTGCGCACGTTCGCGGACTTAACCGTTTGCATCAATTCGACAAAGTAGAGATCGTAAGACTGGAAACTCCTGAAAATTCATATGCGGCCCTGGATAAAATGGTGGAGCATATAAAGGGACTTTTAAAGGAATTGAAATTACCTTACAGGATCCTTCGTCTTTGCGGTGGAGATCTTGGTTTTACTTCAGCTTTGACCTTCGATTTCGAAGTTTTCTCAACTGCGCAGGATCGCTGGCTGGAAATAAGCTCTGTTTCTAACTTTGAGAATTTCCAGGCGAACAGGCTGAAATTGAGATTCAAGAATAAAGAGAATAAAAAGGAACTTGCGCACACCCTTAACGGTAGTGCACTTGCCCTGCCGAGAGTATTGGCCGGGATACTTGAAAATTATCAAACCGAAGCGGGTATTAAAGTCCCTGAAGTACTCGTACCTTACTGTGGTTTCGATATTATAGATTAA
- a CDS encoding SDR family oxidoreductase → MENILIAGATGHTGKRVIEILNNSETFNPLALIRKEEQRQQFEDMEVEAVLGDLEGDVSHTMKGIDKVIFAAGSGGATSDEKTDAVDRDGAKKLIDAAKAANVKKFVMLSSMGADDPSKNEDLKHYLEAKRDADEYLRESGLNYTIVRPGALTDDLGLAKVKVAKGSLNERGEISRDDVAFILVMSLADPLVKNITFEAIEGEESIKSALIDLSQLG, encoded by the coding sequence ATGGAAAATATATTAATTGCCGGTGCTACCGGTCATACAGGAAAAAGAGTTATTGAGATCCTGAACAATTCAGAAACCTTCAATCCTTTAGCGCTTATTCGCAAAGAAGAACAAAGACAACAATTTGAGGACATGGAGGTTGAAGCCGTTTTAGGTGACCTTGAAGGAGACGTAAGCCACACCATGAAAGGGATCGACAAAGTGATCTTTGCAGCGGGTTCTGGTGGAGCCACTTCAGATGAAAAAACAGATGCTGTAGACAGGGATGGTGCTAAAAAATTAATAGACGCGGCAAAAGCGGCGAACGTGAAGAAATTCGTGATGCTAAGTTCTATGGGGGCAGATGATCCTTCAAAGAACGAAGATCTAAAACATTACCTGGAAGCCAAGAGGGATGCAGATGAATACCTGAGAGAAAGCGGGTTAAATTATACTATCGTTCGTCCGGGAGCACTCACAGATGATCTTGGGCTTGCTAAAGTAAAAGTTGCTAAAGGTTCTCTGAATGAAAGAGGTGAGATCTCAAGAGATGATGTTGCTTTTATTTTGGTAATGTCCCTGGCAGATCCACTAGTGAAAAACATAACTTTTGAAGCTATAGAAGGTGAAGAATCTATCAAATCTGCTTTGATCGATCTTAGCCAGCTAGGTTAG
- a CDS encoding tetratricopeptide repeat protein, whose translation MRCFLFIALWFIAGCGVFAQSEQLAKNFFDQGEYEKALKIYERLYKDNPANLVFFNGLVSSYQQMEDFDKAEKLLVERLNNSANNPSILIELGHNFELQDQNERATNFYEEALQTIEGRPNYAYAIARGFEQYNLLDYAARAYERAMEINADRNFNLQLARIYGEQGKIEEMFSNYLDLIEDDMKFYGLANREFNRYITEDAQAEPNVILRKLLLKKLQENPALLYNEMLSWLFVQQKDFSKAFAQERAIYKRGENNLQGILNLAFIAKEAEDYESAKEIITYAIEESPSPIFNLQARHFLINLQLETANPEEYADIEKEFESLLSEYPQSDGSLNLQIDYANFLAFQLDKKDQAVEILRSTADEVNSDFEKARVKMALADILVVQEKFNEALIYYSQIQSLVKNDAMAQNARFKVAKTSYFKGDFEWAKTQLDILKSSTSQLIANDAMELSLLISDNSLEDSTQTALKEYAKADLLSFQKRTPEAIQALDSILINHKGEKIEDEALLSQAKLYEKEKYFEKAERNYLAIIDSFGDDILADNAHYLLAELYANELQDPDKAKGYYEQIIFNFADSIYFVDARKKYRMLRGDTIE comes from the coding sequence ATGCGCTGTTTTTTGTTTATAGCTTTATGGTTTATAGCCGGTTGCGGAGTCTTTGCTCAAAGTGAACAACTGGCTAAGAATTTCTTTGACCAGGGCGAATATGAGAAAGCCCTGAAGATCTATGAAAGGCTTTATAAAGACAACCCCGCGAACCTTGTTTTCTTCAATGGCCTCGTTTCTTCCTATCAGCAAATGGAAGATTTTGATAAGGCTGAAAAGTTGCTCGTAGAAAGACTTAATAATTCTGCCAATAATCCTTCGATTCTTATAGAGTTAGGGCACAATTTCGAACTTCAGGATCAGAACGAAAGAGCTACCAATTTTTACGAGGAGGCTTTGCAGACCATAGAAGGAAGGCCTAATTATGCCTATGCCATCGCTCGCGGATTCGAACAATATAATTTACTGGATTATGCCGCCAGGGCCTATGAAAGGGCTATGGAAATTAATGCAGATCGTAATTTCAACCTGCAATTGGCGCGAATTTATGGGGAGCAGGGAAAGATCGAAGAAATGTTCAGCAATTACCTGGATCTCATAGAAGACGACATGAAATTCTATGGATTGGCGAATAGGGAGTTTAACCGTTATATCACTGAAGATGCCCAGGCCGAGCCGAATGTAATCCTTAGAAAATTACTGCTGAAAAAGCTTCAGGAAAATCCGGCTTTGCTTTATAATGAGATGCTAAGCTGGTTATTTGTTCAGCAAAAGGATTTTAGCAAAGCTTTCGCCCAGGAAAGGGCGATTTATAAAAGAGGAGAGAATAACCTTCAGGGCATCCTGAATCTGGCATTTATCGCTAAGGAAGCTGAAGATTATGAATCTGCTAAGGAGATCATTACTTACGCGATCGAGGAATCTCCCTCGCCCATTTTCAATCTCCAGGCTCGTCATTTTTTGATCAACCTTCAGTTGGAAACTGCCAATCCTGAAGAATATGCAGATATAGAAAAGGAATTTGAATCTTTATTAAGCGAATATCCTCAATCTGACGGGAGCCTGAATCTTCAGATCGACTATGCTAATTTTCTGGCTTTTCAGTTAGATAAAAAGGACCAGGCGGTAGAGATTTTAAGAAGTACGGCAGATGAGGTTAATTCAGATTTTGAAAAAGCCAGGGTGAAAATGGCCCTTGCCGATATACTGGTGGTTCAGGAAAAATTCAATGAAGCCCTGATCTATTATTCCCAGATCCAGAGCCTGGTGAAAAATGATGCGATGGCTCAAAATGCACGTTTTAAGGTTGCCAAAACCAGTTACTTTAAAGGTGATTTTGAATGGGCAAAAACCCAGCTGGATATTTTGAAATCTTCTACGTCTCAATTGATCGCCAACGATGCCATGGAGTTAAGCTTGCTTATAAGCGATAATTCCCTGGAAGACTCAACTCAAACCGCCTTAAAGGAATATGCAAAAGCAGATCTTCTGTCATTTCAGAAAAGAACTCCGGAAGCCATCCAGGCCCTGGATTCAATTTTAATTAATCACAAGGGAGAAAAGATCGAAGATGAAGCGCTGCTTAGCCAGGCGAAATTATATGAAAAGGAAAAATATTTCGAAAAGGCAGAGCGTAATTATCTTGCGATCATCGATTCGTTCGGGGATGATATCCTGGCAGATAATGCCCATTATTTACTTGCAGAGCTTTATGCAAACGAGCTTCAGGATCCAGACAAGGCAAAAGGCTATTACGAGCAAATTATCTTTAACTTTGCAGACAGTATCTATTTTGTGGACGCCCGTAAAAAATACCGGATGCTTCGCGGAGATACCATAGAGTAA
- a CDS encoding VOC family protein, which yields MKNRVTGLGGFFFKAKDPDSVKKWYNEHLGLNTDQYGCTFWWKDKEGNDCSTQWSPMNEDTDYYKPSEKQFMMNFRVENLEELLKALKEEGVEVVGEMETYDYGKFGWIMDPEGNKIELWEPVDKVFKDQ from the coding sequence ATGAAAAATAGGGTAACGGGTTTAGGCGGATTTTTCTTTAAAGCGAAAGATCCCGATAGCGTTAAAAAATGGTATAATGAGCATCTTGGTCTGAATACAGATCAATATGGTTGCACTTTCTGGTGGAAAGATAAGGAAGGCAATGATTGCTCTACCCAATGGAGCCCTATGAATGAAGACACAGATTATTATAAGCCTTCGGAAAAGCAATTTATGATGAACTTCAGGGTTGAGAATCTTGAAGAACTTCTTAAAGCTTTAAAAGAGGAAGGTGTTGAGGTTGTTGGAGAAATGGAAACTTACGATTACGGTAAATTCGGCTGGATCATGGATCCCGAAGGAAATAAAATTGAATTGTGGGAACCCGTAGATAAAGTTTTCAAAGATCAGTAA
- a CDS encoding DUF4286 family protein, with amino-acid sequence MVIYNVTINVQEDIHDEWIKWMQEEHIPEMLDTKKFQKALMTKVMVQEPMGGITYSVQYTAESKEMLERYYSEDADEMRSRSKAFEGKFVAFRTELEVISEQ; translated from the coding sequence ATGGTCATATACAACGTCACTATAAACGTTCAGGAAGATATTCATGATGAGTGGATAAAATGGATGCAGGAAGAACATATCCCGGAAATGCTGGATACGAAGAAATTTCAAAAAGCCCTGATGACGAAAGTGATGGTGCAGGAGCCTATGGGTGGCATCACCTATTCTGTTCAGTATACCGCTGAAAGTAAGGAAATGCTGGAGCGTTATTATTCTGAAGATGCCGATGAGATGCGTTCCAGGTCTAAAGCCTTTGAAGGAAAGTTCGTAGCCTTCAGGACCGAGCTGGAAGTTATAAGCGAACAGTAG